tattgacatccaccatggcgtagctcgatatgccccctctcccagcgccaggacgccatggcgacgccatgacaactatggatacaacagcaaactcagccttatcccaacttaatggggtcggctacatggatccaaacaaaacaaagtaaggaaaaatGAGTTCTGACcaaaaaagggcaagagaagagaaatgaagaatggaaaattccaaattaaagatggaaataaatagatagagaaatgaaagatgaaagattagtaagaggaaagaggcacaacccagcatgtcaggagaatctcagctaaatggggtctgctacatagatccttgccctccaataggctctaatCCAGCCAAAGATAAGATACAGTAATAACAAAagtgaaatagaaaagaactaCTGAGTTTCCTATTCAATCCCATCAACTGGCCTGGCTTGGAGCGCCCTAAGAGCTTAAAATGCTGAAGTATCCCAAATGGGATAGAATACTAAAGTGTCATAACTGAACTGAACACTGAGCAATGTCCTATCGATAGAGGGCTGCTGGACTGCCTTATCAACAGCAATTGCCTGCtacttccttcccttctctgaTCTGCAGCACATCTCAAACCTCAACTTTCTTCCAGTTTGTTTTACTTTTACTCCCTGGAGAAGCACCGTAGTCCATTTTAAACCCTTCACCTAAATGCCCCAATCTGCATTCTAGCTAAAACCTAATCACATAACCTGCTGCAGTTTTCTTCACGAATTCttatcttctttccttttccgtGTCAAACCTCACTGTTTGAACATTGAGTTGAAACTGGAAACTGGAAACTGGACTCTCCCTTACATTGCTCTTTTTAATTAAACTCAGGTTTCACCAATAGCTGGCTGTTTTAAGCAAGGCCCTACATTCTGAGCATATGATGCTGGTTGTTGCAGCAAAAGTGTGTTTTAATTTGTCTGGTTCTTGAAGAATAAAGCTGATATGCCCCCCACCCCCGCGGGTGTCTCTATCTTTCTGCTCCACTGGGGAAGTGTAGATGGGGTGAGGGGGTACACTCAGTTTCTACTTGAGAGTATGCGTTATATAAAATCTGAAACTATTACTTTTCCCTCCCCCAtctctgtttgtttttttgttttttttttgtttcaacataACGACACTGTCGATTTAAAGATGGTTATGGGTGAATCCGGGTCCCACTTCCCCCGCCCCCCTCTTCTAAGGTGGTCCAAACAAAAGGAATGTTGCTTTGTTTGATTGTAAATGCTTAGGTTTCCAATATGAAGGCGTGGACTCAAACCTGGGTAACCACTTTATGCAAAAAATGCCTAATGTTAGGACCAATCCATTCCACCCCTCCTGAGACCCTACAAATGCGGGATGCACTGGTTGTGGCTGAGTGCACTTATATTTCTGAAATTGGGGTGGTTGGTTGGGCTGGACTCGGTTGATTGTGGTTGGCTTACCAGGTGGCTACTCTTATTTTTGCTGTAACTTTTAGTTTTCTGTTGTCCCATCTCTAACATGTCACCATATTTTTTAAAGTTGCAGATAATTCCTAATCCATTCTCTCAGTTAATTGCTCTAGCTGTGATAATTTTCAGGAGATATATATGAACATGCTGTAGTTCTTAGTGTGAAGACAGAAGACCAAGATGCTTTTGAGAGGGACTTCTTTCAGCTTAAGCCTTACTATACAGATACTGGGTAACTTTCTAGTGACTTGAGGAAACAGCAATGAAAGTTCATCATATacagttttagtttttattgCAAACTTAATTTGCAAATGGATGTTTGAAAAGTTTATTATAATCAAATACTCTTAAGTCTAAAATTTGAAAGTTTTCCTTATACGTGTCTTTGTCTTTTGCGGGAACAGTGGCCACCTCCAGCCATCGCCTCAGGAGTATCCAATCTTGGGCCTTAACCTTCTTAGGCTCCTTGTGCAGAATAGAATAGCAGAATTTCATACAGAActagaactgctttcacctgtTGCTCTGGAAAATCCTTGTATTAAACATGCTGTGGAATTGGAACAATCCTTCATGGAAGGGGCTTACAACCGTGTATTGAGTGCCAGGCAGACTGTTCCACATGAGACTTATGTTTATTTCATGGATCTCCTTGCGAAGACAGTCAGGTAATATGTTGAAATATGATGGTGGCTATCAGAATTTGAGGAAATGTAAGCAGAAACCAATAACATTTTTACATTGCAATTGGAGTTTTGGTATGATATCCCAGTctattttatttgttaaaacTCGAGGTGCAAAAATTCAGACAAATCCAGGTCATCGTTATACAATACGTCATTCCATTGGCTTTTTATTTGTCATATTCAAATGtttcaaaaaaaagagataCCATTTCAGCTTGTCCAAATTATCAAATCCAGACCATGACCTGGTTTCTAATTCAGAGGAGCTATCCCTGCCTCCTTGTTTGTTCTAGGATTTTGGGCAACATATTCTTATCTGAACCCAGTTTTCATGGGGTTGGACATGATCGGTGGGACAGGTCAGTCAAAATTATGCCACCCCTAATCAAGGCTTGTGGTCTGAGTGTGTACAGAGTGCAAGCATGATGTTGGATATGGTCTATTGACCCATCAATGCAGGATCCCCTTTAACTTGTGGCAACCCTACTAGTAAAATGTTATTTCTAACCCTACCATGTGCACTATTTCTAGGTACCTTGATCTTCTCATAGAAGTTCGAAAGCTGGATTTGGAGCTTTTATTGAATGTCTTTTTTTGTGTCTTTAAACCTTTTTTTGTCACCTGCAGAGATGAAATAGCTGGGTGTAGTGAGAAGGCGTATGATTATCTCTCAATTAGTGATGCCAAGCAAATGTTGATGTTCTCATCTGAGCACGAGTTACTTGAATATATCAAAGAGGTAGATCTAGTAGCATTTTGATTCACGTATTGTGTTCCTTGTACTTTCTTTGCTTCTGTTATGTTGATCATGCAAATTAAAACTGAAGTTTACTTGAGGTGCCAACTATGGTTTTAGAGATCAGCCAAATCATCCAATTTACATCAGGAATTCAGGATAGGATCAATCCAGTCCATTATACCTAGTGGAGCAGCCGATCCAGTAGTACTATTAGGCTTTGTTCACTGGTTGTATGATTGATGAGTTGGTATTGGTTGGGGGTTCAACCTCCAATAGCAACCCATAAAATCCTTGGACTTACTAGAAGTGATGCTGTTCGCTGAGTAATCGGTATCTTTTTCCTTTGTTAAACATGCACTGATGGGTTCGGTGTCATGACTTGAATAATGTAGTTTGTCATAGATCTTGTCAGGTGCAaagatagatactactagtgcaGAAATGGCTTGAGTTCAAGTTGGTATCCTTCCCATCTGAAGCCTATATGGGAATAATTTATTCCTTTCAGGTCATTGATTGAACTGATCATGGGTCATAGTAATTCGGGTTTGTAAGACTCAAATCCAACGACcaatgtattatatatatatccaaTGTCAGCCTTTGCGGAACCTTACTCTCTTTCTTAATCAGCTCCCACATGTTAATGCAAAAATCAGAACCCCTAAATCTGATTTGAATTAAGGTGATGGGCTCTGTTAGTTTTATGAAAATACTAAGAGGGCGGAAGAGTTGCCAATATAGGGATAACATAAGTTGATAGAACTGCTACAAGGAAATTAAAATCTCAAAGAAAAAGATCAGATATAATAGCAGACAGTGTGATAAACAATGACCAAAATTGAAGGTAATGAACAAGATCTCCGAGAGCAGATGGGAATTTGTAACAGAAAGATAAACTGCTAGTTTTAGACAATAAATAGTATAGCAGAATTTCTGTAAAATAGATTGATGTAAACTAAAACAGAACTGAATTGCAGAAAATGATTCTTAATCTGATATGTTAATAAACAGATGCTGAAACTCACAGAGAACTGGGATTGGACATGTtagaagaatagaagataaGGCAAGGATTCCAGCCTAGG
The sequence above is a segment of the Telopea speciosissima isolate NSW1024214 ecotype Mountain lineage chromosome 7, Tspe_v1, whole genome shotgun sequence genome. Coding sequences within it:
- the LOC122667798 gene encoding 26S proteasome non-ATPase regulatory subunit 8 homolog A-like isoform X1; translation: MDPKLTEVAQLFERFKAAFVRNDLDTCSHLLSQLKVLLTGFKSLPPLFEDSLNAIHELTLARDIYEHAVVLSVKTEDQDAFERDFFQLKPYYTDTGGHLQPSPQEYPILGLNLLRLLVQNRIAEFHTELELLSPVALENPCIKHAVELEQSFMEGAYNRVLSARQTVPHETYVYFMDLLAKTVRDEIAGCSEKAYDYLSISDAKQMLMFSSEHELLEYIKEEHPEWEIKNGFVFFQKAKDSAPCKEIPSLQLINQTLSYARELERIV
- the LOC122667798 gene encoding 26S proteasome non-ATPase regulatory subunit 8 homolog A-like isoform X2, whose protein sequence is MDPKLTEVAQLFERFKAAFVRNDLDTCSHLLSQLKVLLTGFKSLPPLFEDSLNAIHELTLARDIYEHAVVLSVKTEDQDAFERDFFQLKPYYTDTGGHLQPSPQEYPILGLNLLRLLVQNRIAEFHTELELLSPVALENPCIKHAVELEQSFMEGAYNRVLSARQTVPHETYVYFMDLLAKTVRDEIAGCSEKAYDYLSISDAKQMLMFSSEHELLEYIKEVGWVTETA